One Pichia kudriavzevii chromosome 3, complete sequence genomic window carries:
- a CDS encoding uncharacterized protein (PKUD0C11530; similar to Saccharomyces cerevisiae YDR380W (ARO10); ancestral locus Anc_5.456), which yields MVPVSLETCTLESSCKLPLSEYIFRRIASLGIHNIFGVPGDYNLSFLEHLYSVPELSWVGCCNELNSAYATDGYSRTIGHDKFGVLLTTQGVGELSAANAIAGSFAEHVPILHIVGTTPYSLKHKGSHHHHLINGVSTREPTNHYAYEEMSKNISCKILSLSDDLTNAANEIDDLFRTILMLKKPGYLYIPCDLVNVEIDASNLQSVPANKLRERVPSTDSQTIAKITSTIVDKLLSSSNPVVLCDILTDRYGMTAYAQDLVDSLKVPCCNSFMGKALLNESKEHYIGDFNGEESNKMVHSYISNTDCFLHIGDYYNEINSGHWSLYNGINKESIVILNPEYVKIGSQTYQNVSFEDILPAILSSIKANPNLPCFHIPKIMSTIEQIPSNTPISQTLMLEKLQSFLKPNDVLVTETCSLMFGLPDIRMPENSKVIGQHFYLSIGMALPCSFGVSVALNELKKDSRLILIEGDGSAQMTVQELSNFNRENVVKPLIILLNNSGYTVERVIKGPKREYNDIRPDWKWTQLLQTFGMDDAKSMKVTTPEELNDALDEYGNNLSTPRLLEVVLDKLDVPWRFNKMVGN from the coding sequence atggtTCCTGTTAGTTTAGAAACTTGCACCCTCGAATCCTCTTGCAAGCTCCCTCTATCGGAATATATTTTCCGAAGAATTGCCTCTTTGGGGATCCACAACATCTTTGGTGTTCCAGGCGATTATAACTTGTCCTTTCTTGAACATCTTTACTCTGTTCCAGAACTCAGTTGGGTTGGTTGCTGTAACGAATTGAACTCAGCTTACGCCACTGATGGATACTCTCGTACTATAGGTCATGATAAGTTTGGTGTCTTATTAACAACACAAGGTGTCGGTGAGTTAAGTGCTGCAAACGCAATTGCCGGTTCCTTTGCTGAACATGTTCCAATCTTACATATAGTAGGTACCACTCCATATAGCCTCAAACACAAAGGTAGCCATCACCACCATCTGATCAATGGAGTTTCAACTAGGGAACCAACCAATCATTACGCTTATGAGGAAATGTCAAAGAATATTTCTTGCAAAATCCTTTCTTTAAGTGATGATTTAACAAATGCTGCTAATGAGATTGATGATCTTTTTAGAACTATTTTGATGCTTAAGAAACCAGGTTATCTATACATACCATGTGATTTGGTAAATGTTGAAATCGACGCTTCCAATTTACAAAGTGTCCCTGCAAACAAATTAAGGGAAAGAGTGCCCTCTACAGATAGTCAGACTATTGCTAAAATCACTTCCACAATTGTTGACAAGTTACTAAGTTCTTCCAATCCAGTCGTTTTGTGCGATATCCTAACAGATAGGTATGGTATGACTGCTTATGCTCAAGATTTGGTTGATAGCTTGAAGGTTCCTTGTTGTAATTCTTTTATGGGTAAGGCTTTGTTAAATGAATCTAAAGAACATTACATTGGAGACTTCAATGGCGAAGAGTCTAACAAAATGGTTCACAGTTATATTTCAAACACCGATTGTTTCCTTCATATAGGTGATTACTATAACGAGATCAATTCCGGGCACTGGTCCTTATATAATGGTATCAACAAAGAATCAATAGTCATTCTAAATCCAGAATACGTCAAGATTGGCTCTCAAACTTACCAAAATGTATCATTCGAAGATATTTTACCTGCTATCTTATCATCTATAAAAGCAAATCCTAACCTGCCATGCTTCCATATTCCCAAAATTATGTCAACTATTGAACAAATTCCTTCAAATACCCCGATTAGCCAAACATTGATGCTTGAAAAGTTACAATCTTTTCTCAAGCCTAATGATGTTTTAGTGACCGAAACTTGTTCCCTCATGTTTGGCTTACCTGATATTAGGATGCCTGAGAATTCCAAAGTGATTGGACAGCACTTTTATCTATCGATTGGTATGGCATTACCATGTTCATTTGGTGTCTCTGTCGCCTTGAATGAACTAAAGAAAGATTCAAGATTAATTCTTATTGAAGGTGATGGTTCTGCACAGATGACTGTACAAGAATTAAGTAATTTTAACCGTGAAAACGTTGTTAAGCCTCTGATAATTCTGTTAAATAATAGTGGATACACCGTTGAAAGGGTTATCAAGGGTCCAAAGAGAGAGTACAACGATATTAGACCTGATTGGAAGTGGACAcagcttcttcaaacctTTGGTATGGATGATGCCAAATCTATGAAGGTTACTACTCCAGAAGAGTTAAATGATGCTCTCGATGAATATGGTAATAATCTATCAACTCCAAGGTTACTGGAAGTTGTGTTGGACAAGTTGGATGTTCCTTGGAGATTCAATAAAATGGTGGGTAATTGA
- a CDS encoding uncharacterized protein (PKUD0C11540) has protein sequence MTFIHNIFTCVISDGLTRIAHSVSDSGTCLQEHQLKEVQHLLTPKTIAKFPNTEFYTIIPVYFKLSGEEGYSMHKSEGSKFAYLFTISRYNNHLTNTLSMVISIPLFEVLKPLLYYLLHTFSETALKNVSLLSVLQSLNSSYIYELIEFYKHLNMPSRYVLTRLQSQKTLNLPETLVGHFTDSGNLYKTKIRLNDNNLEFPIQIPKSSVVASPVSMFGIDLRRSSLLKDFVTLLNSINLSFDGFIFKETSMTPYESISPLHIVLNALILKKKIIIYANKSSYNQVNEISELLFLIFTSSGAPNSSSDLPYYPILDIENLDLIKSQKCYLIGTSNPLLMSKLKWNVFINLDANTMFVHTEEDYDIDEAFFNKTKNENTSDIINSLNTEILSSERCTNNAYSMKPSNSSNLSIVDCISHTDKPLQYWNSEVFPRILTRNELNNCEKLYFSKNKSFSKHSFVPSKFPFLSTDSSIPTIDLAFNVQLAKLIKDHHDDETLFTLITNYLRNLTANVLPAFHHFTTYLKIRDFKAHLSISHMDENHEVIIRDFVDANNLIQSFPINFAFSTECAFLDDANIASHYAKIVIRNVSLLRLAVHYNSILFDEPKSYPGYLFSWNGGKQNVGDSDIIARFDVHYLVSLIDKMVNEDSGESWKIDENFLLQIFKPINSILKNYCDNSNGLAEIFMDFFIEKRGDESLTKSTGINLYSFLKDDIQPTYLLRETSNAVSTNSLSTNEEELEVKLRRLAVSSGNEEFVKDAIRETAEENVAENLDMKHSKARCSNSSIHENMPKVKDDISFILSNLANSRFIKLLLIASLFLPSEKSSIIKNRQGKKPKNLVTAEFKKFFGYVLNDPFFKAYILPNIDDFVKLCINDFIDRIS, from the coding sequence atGACGTTTATACACAACATATTTACATGTGTAATAAGCGATGGGTTAACCCGCATTGCACATTCCGTGTCTGATTCAGGAACATGTCTCCAAGAACATCAACTAAAGGAAGTGCAACATCTACTAACACCCAAGACAATAGCCAAATTTCCAAACACAGAATTCTATACAATTATCCCGGTTTACTTCAAGTTGAGTGGGGAGGAAGGGTATTCAATGCATAAATCGGAAGGTTCTAAGTTTGCTTATTTATTTACAATCAGTAGATACAATAACCACCTTACTAACACACTTTCCATGGTCATTTCCATCCCTCtatttgaagttttaaaGCCTTTGTTGTACTACTTATTACACACCTTTTCCGAAACagctttgaaaaatgtgtCACTTCTTTCTGTTTTGCAAAGCTTGAATAGCTCTTACATTTATGAACTGATTGAATTTTATAAACATCTCAATATGCCATCGAGATACGTTTTGACTAGACTCCAATCACAAAAGACACTAAATCTTCCAGAGACCTTGGTTGGTCATTTCACAGATTCGGGCAATCTGTACAAGACGAAAATCAGATTAAATGACAACAATTTGGAATTCCCAATCCAAATACCAAAATCGTCAGTTGTGGCATCACCAGTGTCAatgtttggaattgatCTAAGGAGGTCTTCACTATTAAAGGATTTTGTCACTTTACTAAACTCGATTAACCTATCTTTTGATggatttattttcaaagaaactaGCATGACACCTTATGAATCAATATCGCCTTTACATATCGTCCTAAATGCactaattttgaagaaaaaaattattatttATGCTAATAAAAGCAGCTATAATCAAGTTAATGAGATATCAGAACTTCTGTTTCTGATCTTCACGTCCTCAGGTGCCCCAAATTCGTCTTCTGATTTGCCATATTACCCTATTCTTGACATTGAAAATCTGGATTTAATCAAATCTCAGAAATGTTACTTGATTGGCACATCAAATCCTCTACTGATGAGCAAATTAAAATGGAATGTATTTATTAATCTTGATGCAAATACCATGTTTGTTCACacagaagaagattatgatattgatgaagcctttttcaataaaacgaagaatgaaaatacaaGTGATATAATCAATAGTTTAAATACAGAAATCCTAAGTTCTGAAAGGTGTACCAACAACGCTTATTCGATGAAACCTTCGAATTCGtcaaatttgtcaattgtGGATTGTATTTCCCATACAGATAAACCCCTACAATACTGGAATTCCGAAGTTTTCCCTCGTATTTTAACACGAAACGAACTAAACAATTGTGAAAAGCTATATTTtagcaaaaacaaatcaTTTAGTAAGCACTCCTTTGTTCCTTCTAAATTCCCATTTTTATCGACAGATTCTTCCATACCGACAATAGATCTCGCCTTCAATGTACAACTTGCAAAGCTCATCAAAGATCACcatgatgatgaaacatTGTTTACACTGATAACTAACTACCTCAGAAATTTGACGGCAAATGTTTTACCTGCATTTCACCATTTTACAACTTACCTTAAAATACGAGATTTTAAGGCACATTTATCGATTAGCCACATGGACGAGAATCATGAGGTGATTATACGTGATTTTGTTGACGCCAATAACTTGATTCAATCCTTCCCAATCAATTTTGCTTTCTCTACGGAATGCGCTTTTTTGGACGATGCCAACATTGCATCTCATTATGCGAAGATTGTAATCAGAAATGTTTCATTATTGAGGTTAGCGGTTCATTATAACTCAATACTTTTTGACGAACCAAAAAGCTATCCCGGATATCTATTTAGCTGGAATGGGGGGAAACAGAATGTGGGAGATTCGGACATCATAGCCAGATTTGATGTTCACTATCTTGTAAGTTTGATTGATAAGATGGTGAATGAAGATTCGGGAGAAAGCTGGAAGATTGACGAGAATTTTCTGCTCCAAATATTCAAGCCCATCAATTCGATACTGAAAAACTACTGTGATAATTCAAATGGACTAGCCGAAATTTTCATGGATTTCTTCATagaaaaaagaggagaTGAATCTCTCACCAAATCGACAGGCATTAATTTGTATTCTTTCTTGAAAGATGACATACAACCTACATACCTACTGAGAGAAACATCTAATGCGGTATCGACGAATAGTTTGAGTACAAACGAAGAAGAGTTGGAAGTGAAACTAAGAAGATTGGCTGTTTCGTCGggaaatgaagaatttgtcAAAGACGCAATCAGGGAAACTGCCGAAGAAAACGTAGCAGAAAATTTGGACATGAAACATTCAAAAGCCCGTTGTAGCAATTCTAGCATTCACGAAAATATGCCTAAGGTTAAAGATGACATATCGTTTATTCTCTCAAACTTGGCAAATTCGAGGTTTATAAAGCTATTGCTGATTGCCTCTTTGTTTTTACCCTCTGAAAAGTCGAGTATCATTAAAAATAGGCAAGGTAAGAAACCGAAAAATCTAGTTACTGctgaattcaagaaattttttGGGTATGTTCTGAACGATCCCTTTTTCAAAGCATATATTCTCCCcaatattgatgatttcgTTAAACTGTGTATCAATGACTTTATTGATCGTATTTCCTAG
- a CDS encoding uncharacterized protein (PKUD0C11550; similar to Saccharomyces cerevisiae YDR381W (YRA1); ancestral locus Anc_5.458) has product MSALEQSLDAIIAQNKPAKKQAPPRRNIRAGKSVAKTTGKRGVIARRPVAPAAFKAKKATVIQQKLQPKIAAAASLEVATKVVVSGLPKDLNQRSIQEFFTQTVGPTNKVTLSYNEKGKSTGVATVIFKNATVARKAVAKYNNAPIDNGRSTLKLELVVDTTKVPLAARIQPNVVAPQPSRPRAPLARQFRNKQVKPVRAIARNRQAAPKKQPKKKKTIEELDQEMADYFSKNENQS; this is encoded by the exons ATGTCTGCTTTGGAACAATCCTTAGACGCTATCATTGCACAAAATAAGCCTGCTAAAAAACAAGCACCTCCAAGACGTAATATCAGAGCAGGTAAAAGTGTTGCCAAAACTACTGGCAAGCGTGGCGTCATTGCGAGAAGACCAGTTGCTCCTGCTGCTTTCAAGGCTAAGAAGGCTACTGTCATTCAACAAAAGTTGCAACCAAAGattgctgctgctgcttctCTGGAAGTTGCAACCAAGGTTGTTGTCTCTGGTTTGCCAAAGGACTTAAACCAGAGATCCATTCAA GAATTTTTCACTCAAACTGTTGGTCCAACCAATAAGGTCACCCTTTCGTACAACGAAAAAGGTAAATCTACAGGTGTAGCAActgttattttcaaaaatgctACCGTTGCTCGTAAAGCGGTAGCTAAGTATAACAACGCGCCAATTGATAATGGCCGTTCTACATTGAAGCTTGAGTTAGTTGTTGACACTACTAAGGTTCCTCTTGCTGCAAGAATTCAACCAAACGTTGTTGCTCCTCAACCATCGAGACCAAGGGCGCCACTTGCGAGACAGTTCAGAAACAAGCAGGTAAAACCAGTTAGAGCTATTGCAAGAAATAGACAAGCTGcaccaaagaaacaaccaaagaaaaagaaaactattgaagaattagaCCAAGAGATGGCTGATTACTTTTCCAAGAATGAAAACCaatcttga
- a CDS encoding uncharacterized protein (PKUD0C11560; similar to Saccharomyces cerevisiae YDR381C-A; ancestral locus Anc_5.459), whose amino-acid sequence MSAPAGPTIKTFWKQGLFLSAVAVIAAYSVKQNVTIRRKAQYVKEASSYDSLMQERVRERSGDTISTVKPGFPLQKEGESDYQRKSEYEGAGLSYRSRRTGDKFTWSHFFTDYSKDDKKKNE is encoded by the coding sequence ATGAGTGCACCTGCAGGCCCaacaatcaaaacattctGGAAACAAGGTTTGTTCCTATCGGCAGTTGCCGTAATAGCCGCATATTCCGTTAAACAGAACGTCACTATTCGTCGGAAAGCTCAATATGTGAAGGAGGCTTCATCGTATGATTCGTTGATGCAAGAGAGAGTTCGAGAGAGGTCTGGTGATACCATTTCCACAGTGAAACCTGGGTTTCCATTACAGAAGGAGGGAGAGAGTGactatcaaagaaaaagcgAGTATGAGGGTGCTGGTTTGAGTTACAGGTCTAGAAGAACTGGTGATAAATTTACTTGGTCTCATTTTTTCACAGATTATTCAAAGGatgataaaaagaaaaatgagtGA
- a CDS encoding uncharacterized protein (PKUD0C11570; Pfam Domains: Mito_carr(1.1e-42)), giving the protein MSDRNISHAIAGGLSGLVSMTITYPLVTLSTNAQAKSELKDTEREKNDINMTQLLPASPISGDKTKILDKVKAVLAKLISRIRFLFKHSKKFYNGLESALIGIVAVNFAYYYVYSLVGKHYKKINGGMLNVKDNLVTGLAAGVVSRVITNPIWVANTRMTVNNKASTNGETEPTNRSTFQVIKEIFQKEGLKGLFAGIGPALILVLSPMIQFTVYEQLKNVRVKMKSRKALVTNITSLEALILGSAGKLIAILITYPYYTIRSRMHLDKNKCNSFSTLIDILKNEGLSALYGGLNAKLLQSVLSAGLIFYFKEEFMKFVVLSLNLLSGNHRHLRKTVNQFQIRKSPQV; this is encoded by the coding sequence ATGTCAGATAGAAATATTTCTCATGCGATAGCAGGCGGTCTTTCCGGACTCGTTTCAATGACCATCACCTATCCATTGGTTACTCTTAGTACAAATGCACAAGCGAAAAGCGAACTAAAAGATACCGAAAGGGAAAAGAATGACATAAATATGACACAACTGTTACCAGCTTCACCTATAAGTGGAGATAAAACTAAGATTTTAGATAAAGTCAAGGCAGTATTGGCGAAACTCATTAGCCGAATTAGATTCCTTTTCAAACACTCTAAGAAATTCTACAATGGTTTGGAGTCTGCACTTATCGGAATAGTTGCAGTCAACTTTGCATATTATTATGTATACAGTTTAGTTGGCAAACATTATAAGAAAATCAATGGCGGTATGTTAAACGTTAAAGATAACTTGGTGACTGGGTTGGCTGCGGGTGTTGTTTCCCGAGTAATTACGAATCCTATATGGGTTGCAAATACCAGAATGACAGTGAATAATAAAGCAAGTACCAATGGAGAAACTGAGCCAACTAATAGAAGCACTTTTCAGGTGATTAAGGAAatcttccaaaaagaaGGTTTAAAAGGTCTTTTTGCAGGTATAGGACCAGCATTAATTCTTGTTTTATCTCCAATGATCCAATTCACTGTATAtgaacaattgaaaaatgtcagagtgaagatgaaatcCAGAAAAGCATTGGTAACCAATATCACGTCGTTAGAAGCATTAATTCTTGGCTCGGCGGGTAAGCTAATAGCCATTCTAATAACCTATCCTTATTATACAATTCGTTCTAGAATGCATTTGGACAAGAACAAATGTAATAGTTTTTCTACCCTGATTGATATCTTGAAGAATGAAGGTCTTAGTGCATTATATGGGGGGCTAAATGCTAAATTATTACAAAGTGTTTTGAGTGCCGGATTAATTTTTTACTTCAAAGAGGAATTTATGAAGTTTGTTGTGTTGTCTCTGAACCTTTTGTCAGGAAATCACCGACATCTTAGAAAGACGGTTaaccaatttcaaataagaAAATCCCCCCAAGTATAG
- a CDS encoding uncharacterized protein (PKUD0C11580; similar to Saccharomyces cerevisiae YOR130C (ORT1); ancestral locus Anc_5.461): MKERSLLHDSLNEIFLGSVSGACGKLVEYPFDTIKVRLQYSQSLDNQLYNSTFHAIKQTFLNEGIVNGFYKGLKIPLMGAALEASCLFFSYNIAQDFIKLYKGIPLGEELGNAGKLVSGAFSGIATSFVLTPIELVKCKFQVDNLKSNSSICDNINDKTSLTKSTTANSKSVSQITFNLIKKEGIIGLFKGHTATMLRECGGSMAWFGNYEFTLQYFAGGNKDYKPKVWELMVAGANAGIGYNCILFPVDTVKSILQTNESKELTAMRVIRHVYRTAGIAGFYSGVGITLLKTIPTSSLMFLVYEKLKEVI, from the coding sequence ATGAAGGAGAGATCATTACTACATGACTCATTGAATGAAATATTTCTCGGGTCTGTCTCCGGCGCATGTGGGAAATTGGTAGAATATCCGTTTGATACAATTAAGGTAAGACTTCAATATTCACAATCACTTGATAATCAGCTTTATAATTCGACATTCCATGCAATCAAACAAACCTTCCTAAATGAAGGTATTGTTAATGGGTTTTATAAAGGGCTGAAGATACCATTGATGGGAGCAGCTCTCGAAGCTTCTTGCTTGTTTTTCAGCTACAATATCGCTCAGGATTTCATAAAGCTTTACAAGGGAATACCCCTCGGCGAAGAACTAGGAAATGCTGGCAAACTAGTATCAGGTGCATTCAGTGGTATTGCAACGTCATTTGTATTGACTCCTATAGAGCTTGTCAAGTGTAAATTTCAGGTTGATAATTTGAAGTCCAATAGTTCTATTTGTGATAACATTAATGACAAAACCAGTTTGACCAAGTCTACTACAGCAAACAGCAAATCAGTTTCACAGATCACGTTTAATTTAATCAAGAAAGAAGGAATCATAGGATTATTTAAGGGACATACGGCTACTATGCTAAGAGAATGTGGAGGCTCAATGGCTTGGTTTGGGAATTATGAATTTACTCTCCAGTACTTTGCGGGGGGGAACAAGGACTATAAGCCCAAAGTGTGGGAGTTGATGGTTGCAGGTGCAAATGCAGGGATTGGCTATAATTGCATATTGTTCCCAGTTGATACGGTAAAGTCAATTTtacaaacaaatgaaagTAAAGAATTAACAGCCATGAGGGTCATCAGGCATGTTTATAGAACAGCAGGTATTGCGGGTTTTTACTCTGGGGTTGGTATAACGCTGTTGAAAACAATTCCAACATCAAGTCTGATGTTTCTAGTTTATgaaaagttgaaagaaGTAATATGA
- a CDS encoding uncharacterized protein (PKUD0C11590; similar to Saccharomyces cerevisiae YDR382W (RPP2B); ancestral locus Anc_5.462) encodes MKYLAAYLLLQQGGNASPSAADIKTLLESVGSEVEQSNIDLLLASLEGKSVDELIAEGATKLASISTGSAAAGASAGAAASGEAAAEEEVEEAKEESDDDMGFGLFD; translated from the coding sequence ATGAAGTACTTAGCTGCATATCTTTTATTACAACAAGGTGGTAACGCATCTCCATCTGCTGCTGACATTAAGACTCTTTTAGAATCTGTTGGTTCTGAAGTTGAACAATCCAACATTGACTTATTATTAGCTTCCTTAGAAGGTAAGtctgttgatgaattaaTTGCAGAAGGTGCAACCAAGTTAGCATCTATTTCTACTGGTTCTGCTGCTGCAGGTGCTTCTGCAGGTGCTGCTGCTTCCGGTGAAGCTGctgctgaagaagaagttgaagaagcaaaggAAGAATCTGATGACGACATGGGTTTCGGTTTATTCGACTAA
- a CDS encoding uncharacterized protein (PKUD0C11600) yields the protein MTSVPVTFEELQDFIQEQERILTKEIKYDDKFRNALKGTKIKVKEEEMEAILNKVNIIMKRKYKSIFFTRQSRFQTIQQIIQLERENRQDKANSMKDINKLLKIFEQRVDGALVQDPLNGRLFELISELPDSNFLETNSVEIIDEYDSIRERLQSNTEKIVQLQKANEEIDFLNENVRSLLDHSLANRETEQEDNIDQNIDSEIEKMRHLLSLAKHN from the coding sequence ATGACCTCTGTACCTGTCACTTTTGAGGAACTACAGGATTTTATCCAGGAACAAGAACGAATATTAACCAAAGAGATAAAATATGATGATAAATTCAGGAATGCCCTTAAAggaacaaaaataaaagtaaaagaagaagaaatggaagCAATATTGAACAAAGTTAACATCATAATGAAGAGGAAGTATaaatctattttttttactcgACAGTCTAGATTTCAAACTATACAACAGATAATTCAATTGGAGAGGGAAAACAGACAAGATAAAGCAAATAGTATGAAAgatatcaacaaacttttgaagatttttGAACAGAGGGTAGATGGAGCACTTGTTCAAGATCCATTGAATGGAAGGCTTTTTGAGTTGATTTCCGAATTGCCAgattccaattttttggaaactAATAGCGTCGAGATAATTGATGAGTACGATAGTATACGTGAGAGGCTGCAATCTAATACCGAAAAGATTGTGCAACTACAGAAAGCAAACGAGGAAATAGATTTCTTGAATGAAAATGTACGAAGCCTTCTTGACCATAGTTTGGCAAATAGAGAAACCGAACAAGAAGATAATATAGATCAAAACATTGActctgaaattgaaaaaatgagGCATCTGCTTTCCTTGGCCAAACATAACTAA
- a CDS encoding uncharacterized protein (PKUD0C11610), with protein sequence MFKRGMLLYIFFSFEKLKDTHLLFVHIRNLFYTIEELILKSVNTIFTSRTMEVVHKTTSSQLDQIFSDGCKEIFFIGRLLRNKDSFASQVSNKSLMNSYNGHSLKVEACMSTIKIILLKLKAWVVTVLEIRSGKHIICRNHQEASDYQSWYKDIFDKDYSDFEGEEFELDNLLI encoded by the coding sequence ATGTTCAAAAGAGGGATGCTActgtatatttttttttcttttgaaaaactgaaaGACACACACCTTTTATTTGTACATATAAGAAACCTTTTCTATACTATTGAAGAACTTATTTTGAAGTCAGTTAATACAATATTTACATCTCGTACAATGGAAGTCGTGCATAAAACTACATCTAGTCAACTAGATCAAATATTTTCAGATGGATGCAAAgagatttttttcatagGCAGATTACTAAGAAACAAGGACAGCTTTGCTAGTCAGGTATCGAATAAAAGTTTAATGAATTCATATAACGGCCATAGTCTCAAAGTAGAAGCTTGTATGTCTACTATAAAAATTATTCTATTAAAATTAAAGGCATGGGTTGTCACGGTTCTCGAAATTAGGAGTGGTAAACACATAATATGTAGAAACCACCAAGAAGCATCAGACTACCAATCTTGGTATAAGGATATTTTCGATAAGGACTACAGTGATTTTGAGGGTGAGGAGTTCGAATTAGACAACCTGTTGATCTGA